CATGTTGACTCAATATCTAACAATGGGACAAAAATAGCAAAAAATATAGTAGAAGGACTGCTGCAGCCAGATTGGACATTACTATTTAATGCTACTACAGGTGGGATTCCTTATTTATTAATTGAAACAATGGCCATTGCCTTTCTTGGTACGATTGTAGGAGCATTTCTAGCTATTCCACTAGCCTTCTTATCAGCCTCCAATATTGTACCGAAACCTATCGCATTTGTGGTACGTTTGCTATTAATCGTTATACGTACCATTCCTGCGATTGTTTATGGTCTTATGTTTATTCGAGTTACAGGTCAAGGGCCATTTGCTGGTGTGCTTACGATGTCGTTAACATCCATAGGCATGCTGTCCAAGCTATATGTTGATGTGATAGAGGATTTGGATAAGAGTATATTAGAATCGATGGAGGCTCTCGGCTGTACGCTGATGGAGAAGATTCGTTATGGTATATGGCCACAATTGACGGCGTTATTTTTATCGATTGTCATCTATCGTTTCGATATGAATTTGCGAGATGCAACCGTACTTGGTTTAGTAGGAGCCGGAGGAATAGGTGCACCCCTTATTTTTGCGATGAATGCATATAAATGGTCTGAGGTAGGTGCTATTTTAATAGGATTAATTTTCCTTATTTTAATTGTGGAATATGTGTCAAACCGTGTGAGAACAAAGCTTGTCAAAGGATAAACCAAGCAAGCTCTTAATATTTAAAATCCTGAATAGTATCAACTATTCGGGTTTTTTAGCATTGTTCAAAAGAAGATTTTCAAATATTAAAAGTTTTTTACTTGAAAAATTGCCGTATTCGATTTATTGTCTTTAGAGATACTTGTTAATTGGACTTGGAGGATATGGAATGCACGGAATTTATATACGCTATAATGTCTCAGAAGAAACCCCAGCAGCAAAATGGCCCAAAAAAATGGATGCATTTGCGTATGTTCAACGAGGAAAACCACAACAAGACAATGACAACTTGCTGTCGATGGAAGAGCTAAAGAGCCACGCCATCCGCTATATTAAAAGCTTAAAGGACAATGCAAGTGTACATTTAGTAGAGCAACGCAATGGCGAAATTGAGCACTTTGATCGACGCTATATGGAATCATTAAAGCTTAAGGAAAGCATCGATTCACAGCTAATCAATCTTGAAGAAATCCGTTTACTATTGCAATTGATGAATGTCCTTAATCTATCACATGGTTTCGGCGAAAATGCAGGGAAGCTACTACGTCAAATTACCCCATATGCAAAAGAGGTAGAGCACCCAACATTCCAAACCACTCGTGTCGAGCGACATTTTTACTCAGAATTAATTGAGCAAATTGAAGCGATCTATGCACGAATTATGCGTCAGCACAACCCATCCACGACTGAAATGCAGCAGTCTGAAAAGCTTTGGTCCGCTGTTTGTGAGCAAGCGATTGAAAAGGTGGAGGCACGAATTGAACGTCTTTCCTCTATCAAGCTTAAGCATGAAAAAAATTTGCTAGAGTTTAGTCAATTAAAGCAGCAAAACATCGAGGCAAAGGAACGCCTTGATCTGGCAGTCAATGAACTTGATGTTATTTTAAACGTACTAGAATCATAATGGCTTAAAGCGGTTTGAATGGGGTTTAGCGATGAGCTAGCCCCACTCTCTGTACACAAAAAAAGCATCGCTCCATGAGAGTAGATGCTTTTTTGTGTGGTTGTATGACCAAGACTGTATTCAAGGAAACTTTGATAGGTAGTATGAACATGCTACAATAAGTACGCAGCATCAAGCTGACTCCTTTTTCGAAAGGAGGTGCACTACATGCCTAAGTTATCACGACAAGAAAAGAGTAAGGCTAAAAGGGAGAAACAGCGTAAAGATAGACTAGCCATCTTTCGATACGCAACAGATCTATTTCGCGTGTTAGATACCATTTACCGTTTCTTTCGTATGATGCTGTAAAAAAAGGAAGCGTCATTCAGTATTTTTACTGGGTGACGTTTTCCTTTGGGGAAAATAAAAAACGCCCAAGAGCCACTTGGACGTTTGCACTACATGCGATTCTCACGACAAGAATCTTACTAACATTATAGTAACCCCAACAGGCAAAACCGTCAAGGCTTTAATAGTATACGTAATGTTGGAAGGTGTTATTCTTAAAAAAGCACTTATTCAATATTATGAACGGGTTCTATTACTTTTTGATTTTTCTACCATTTTTCTGAATTTTATATCTTACGCATGAGCGATTTTTTCATCATAATTTCTGTATAATGTGGTTCCATGTGGGGTTAGTAAATTGACTAGCTCTATTTTCAATAATAGACACTACAGCCCACCCTACTTCTAATATTAATTAGCATCTCGAGGGTTCGAAATCAAAATAGCCATCGCCATCTTAAAAAAATCAATCACAATAAAGAACTATTATAGCTAATCTAACATTCCGAAGAAGAAATCTTAAGGCTTTTCAAGATAGATTTTCTCTATAAATAGATTAGTTCAAAGGATGGACTTTTATTTCTTGGTAATCGCTAGTTTTGCAAAGACATGCTGGTTTATCATCAAAAGTAGTGGTTCAGTCTTTAAAAAAACCGCAAAAAAGATCAAAAATTATTTATAGTGATTCATTATGATGATGAATAGAGGAGGTGAAATGCTTTGAAATATGAATGGGTAATTCAAAAAACAATACATTGGATTGAATCTCATTTACATGAGCAAATTTCTGTCAATGATATTGATCATATTACAGGCTTTTCAAAATATCATTTTCATAGAATCTTTCAAAATTCAGTAGGAATGTCTGTCTCAGAATATATTCGAATGCGACGACTTGCAAACGCGGCAAGTACGCTTCTTTATACGAACGAGAGAATAATTGATATAGCTGTCTATTATCAATTTGAATCACAAGAATCTTTTACACGAGCATTCAAAAAACAATATAAATTACCACCAGGTCGATATAGAAGTGTTATGAAAAATATAAGTGAAAACAAGGAGGAGAAAATAATGGGGGAAAAAGTGAAGGGCTGGATTTTAAGTGGAAGTCATCCTTTTAATTATGAAATAGGAACAGATCGAAGAAATATACATCAAGGGAAAGCATCAGGTTATTTAAAGTCAAAAACTGTACAAGAACCAGGAGAATTTGCAACCATGATGCAGGAATTTAAGGCTGATAAATTCAGGGGGGAAAGGATTATGCTCTCAGGATTTATTCAAACTAAAAATGTCCAACAATTTACAGGTCTATGGATGCGAATAGATAGTGCCTCAGACGAGATTCTTCAATTTGATAATATGAATAATAGACCCATAATTGGTACTAATAATTGGAATCGCTATTCTATAGTTCTAGATGTACCAGAAAACAGCGCAATCATCTCGTTCGGAATTTTATTAACAGGGAAAGGAGAAGTTTGGTTAGATGGACTTAGTTTTGAGGTAGTCGATAAAAATACGCCGACAACAAATTTTAGTGTTGAAACCATTCTTTTGGATGAACCCACAAATCTATCCTTTGAAGAATAATGAAGTGGTTGTTTATTTGATTTAAAAAAAGCATGTCCACCGAATAAAGTAGATCGGTGACATGCTTAGTGATGGATAGAAACGCCAAAGTGAAGGATAGAAAGATTGAAACGATGGATAGAACAGTTCAATTGATGGATAGAATCATCAAAGTGATGGTTAACGCTTCAAATTCTGCTATTATTGCTTTTGTTCCAACTTAGATTGGCGATATATTCGAAGTAAATCCAGCCCTAGTAATAGTACGATGATATAAAATATAGGGCTGTCGAAGGATAGGCCAAATTGAGATTTGCCACCAAGCAATGTTAAAACAATCCATAGTCCTACGGTATACAGTGTTACGCTAACATATGCTTTTTTAGACAGCTTTTTATATTGCCCCTTATCCATTGTGATTTGTACAATGACCAAAATTACTAAAATAAGCAGGATTATTTTTTTGCTTAGTACTGCAGCTAATGTAGTATCAGGGAAAAAATCATTGACGAAAAGTAGGGTAAAAAATACAAGAATACAAAAGTTTAAAATAGTAGAAAGCCTCATGCAAAATCTCCTTAGTTGCCAGTATTCCTCTCATTGTATCATGGTTTTACTGGCGGAGAGAAATTATAAGTTGGACTCATGATAGCGTTTGAGCATTGTTGCAAATTGCTCACGAGTTACGAAATTTTGAGGGTTCGATCCGTCCGTAATACCTTGACATTGCAGCCAATCCCACGCAGCTTTATGCGTTTCAGTGGCTTTACGCGTTGGAATAATAGTTTGTTTTGTTTGCAAAGCGTTTTCCAGTTCTTTTATTTTGTTTAGCAATTCATTGTATTGTGACATTGTTAGCTCTCCTTTAGCTTCATTCGTTAATGTTATGTATTTCATAGGATCAACGGCATTTGGTTGTCCCGTTTGCCATAGACCATTATGTATTTCGAAGTGTAAATGAACACCAAATGCACGTCCTGTATTTCCCATAATTCCGATTTGCTGTCCCTGCTTCACCTTTTGTCCTACCTGAACGCAGGAAGAATCCAAATGAGCATAATTTGTTTCATATGTTTTGCCATGGATTGTATGCCTAATCATCACAACATTTCCATAGCTGCTTAATGCCTGTGCTCGCGTAACAATACCAGCCGCACTGGCGAAAATTGGAACCTTTCCTATTGATGCTAAATCGATGCCTTGATGCCATTCTTTCCCAAAGCCGATATTTCGCCAACCAAATTTACTAGTTAATCGAGCATTCTTCACAGGACTCATAAAATCAACCATTATCATTCATCTCGTTTCGGTTTATTATAGGTTAATGCTCTTGAAGAATCACTTAGGCTAGCTGTTGTCGGATCCAGAATGGCATTATATGTACTAACGGCTATCAAAGCTAACACATATGGATTAGA
This genomic stretch from Lysinibacillus pakistanensis harbors:
- the phnE gene encoding phosphonate ABC transporter, permease protein PhnE, coding for MNAIEKQLQLQPNRRMSYFLTLLILGLLFIWSLWTLHVDSISNNGTKIAKNIVEGLLQPDWTLLFNATTGGIPYLLIETMAIAFLGTIVGAFLAIPLAFLSASNIVPKPIAFVVRLLLIVIRTIPAIVYGLMFIRVTGQGPFAGVLTMSLTSIGMLSKLYVDVIEDLDKSILESMEALGCTLMEKIRYGIWPQLTALFLSIVIYRFDMNLRDATVLGLVGAGGIGAPLIFAMNAYKWSEVGAILIGLIFLILIVEYVSNRVRTKLVKG
- a CDS encoding helix-turn-helix domain-containing protein — protein: MKYEWVIQKTIHWIESHLHEQISVNDIDHITGFSKYHFHRIFQNSVGMSVSEYIRMRRLANAASTLLYTNERIIDIAVYYQFESQESFTRAFKKQYKLPPGRYRSVMKNISENKEEKIMGEKVKGWILSGSHPFNYEIGTDRRNIHQGKASGYLKSKTVQEPGEFATMMQEFKADKFRGERIMLSGFIQTKNVQQFTGLWMRIDSASDEILQFDNMNNRPIIGTNNWNRYSIVLDVPENSAIISFGILLTGKGEVWLDGLSFEVVDKNTPTTNFSVETILLDEPTNLSFEE
- a CDS encoding M23 family metallopeptidase, which gives rise to MVDFMSPVKNARLTSKFGWRNIGFGKEWHQGIDLASIGKVPIFASAAGIVTRAQALSSYGNVVMIRHTIHGKTYETNYAHLDSSCVQVGQKVKQGQQIGIMGNTGRAFGVHLHFEIHNGLWQTGQPNAVDPMKYITLTNEAKGELTMSQYNELLNKIKELENALQTKQTIIPTRKATETHKAAWDWLQCQGITDGSNPQNFVTREQFATMLKRYHESNL